From a single Streptomyces liliifuscus genomic region:
- a CDS encoding ABC transporter, protein MTALLRYQAALLLRSQRWLPPVILYAAVLGIGVQTGQPVLDSLGYAAAAVLPVAAWLVRICATNEPPAARSCVGAAAGPARAHLACLLVAFGAAALLGVVATVVVSVVSDPASTDHRTPVPVVPAGGAGLLAALVCALLGTAVGALTTRPLLRSTGRAVPAMLLAAVLALVVTGSPARVAVTELVTGSQAGVVPAPVLPLFVAGAMAAGAVAVACALTTRRG, encoded by the coding sequence ATGACCGCGCTCCTCCGCTATCAGGCCGCGCTCCTGCTGCGCTCCCAGCGCTGGCTGCCGCCGGTCATCCTGTACGCGGCGGTTCTGGGGATCGGCGTCCAGACCGGCCAGCCGGTGCTGGACTCGCTCGGTTACGCGGCCGCCGCCGTGCTCCCCGTCGCGGCCTGGCTCGTACGGATCTGCGCCACCAACGAGCCGCCCGCCGCCCGGAGTTGTGTGGGTGCGGCGGCCGGGCCCGCGCGGGCTCATCTCGCCTGTCTGCTCGTCGCGTTCGGGGCGGCGGCGTTGCTCGGGGTGGTGGCGACGGTCGTCGTGAGCGTGGTCAGCGATCCGGCGAGCACGGACCACCGGACGCCCGTGCCCGTCGTACCGGCGGGCGGCGCCGGGCTGCTGGCCGCGCTCGTCTGCGCCCTGCTCGGCACGGCTGTCGGAGCCCTTACGACCCGGCCGCTGCTGCGGTCGACCGGGCGGGCGGTCCCGGCGATGCTGCTCGCGGCGGTGCTGGCGCTGGTGGTGACGGGGTCACCGGCCCGTGTGGCGGTCACCGAGCTGGTGACGGGGTCGCAGGCGGGGGTCGTACCGGCGCCGGTGTTGCCGTTGTTCGTCGCCGGCGCGATGGCGGCGGGGGCCGTCGCCGTGGCCTGCGCGCTCACCACTCGCCGAGGCTGA
- a CDS encoding ABC transporter ATP-binding protein produces the protein MNRELLLESVGRRYGRGGAPWVLRGVDLTLAPGTLTRIEGANGTGKSTLLRLLAGIDAPTEGRVTGRPRTAYVPERFPAALPFTAAGYLIHLGSVHGLSRGEAARAAVEWLERLGAVEYARTPMSELSKGSSQKVAIAQALLAEPELLVLDEAWTGLDTAARTELERAVLERRAAGGTVVFVDHDPRRLAGAPDVTYAVMDGNVRTVEGSSAQREETYVVVEVQGPPDAEPPAEATRLAVSVEEPGPGPGPGPALGRLRLTVPETHSDTLLRTLLTARPAWHVVSVGEESPAVVVLPTVPAAKAVEAAADVDAEVRS, from the coding sequence ATGAATCGCGAGTTGCTGCTGGAGAGCGTCGGCCGCCGGTACGGTCGCGGGGGCGCCCCATGGGTGCTGCGCGGCGTCGACCTCACGCTGGCCCCGGGCACCCTGACGCGGATCGAGGGCGCCAACGGCACCGGCAAGTCGACCCTGTTGCGCCTGCTCGCCGGGATCGACGCCCCCACCGAGGGCCGCGTCACGGGCCGCCCCCGCACCGCGTACGTCCCCGAGCGCTTCCCGGCCGCCCTCCCCTTCACCGCGGCCGGCTATCTCATCCACCTCGGCAGCGTCCACGGCCTGTCCCGTGGGGAGGCCGCCCGGGCCGCCGTCGAGTGGCTGGAACGGCTGGGCGCCGTCGAGTACGCCCGTACGCCCATGTCTGAACTCTCCAAGGGCAGCAGCCAGAAGGTCGCGATCGCCCAGGCCCTGCTCGCCGAACCGGAACTCCTCGTCCTCGACGAGGCATGGACCGGCCTCGACACCGCCGCCCGTACGGAACTGGAGCGGGCGGTGCTGGAGCGCAGGGCCGCGGGCGGCACGGTGGTGTTCGTCGACCACGACCCGCGACGGCTGGCGGGGGCACCGGACGTGACGTACGCGGTCATGGACGGCAACGTCCGTACGGTCGAGGGGAGTTCGGCGCAGAGGGAGGAGACGTACGTGGTGGTCGAGGTACAGGGGCCGCCGGACGCCGAGCCGCCCGCGGAGGCGACCCGCTTGGCGGTCTCCGTCGAGGAGCCCGGCCCTGGACCTGGCCCCGGCCCCGCCCTCGGAAGGCTCCGCCTCACCGTCCCCGAGACGCACTCGGACACCCTGCTCAGGACTCTGCTGACGGCCCGACCGGCGTGGCATGTGGTGAGCGTTGGGGAGGAGTCACCCGCGGTCGTGGTACTGCCAACAGTCCCTGCCGCTAAGGCTGTTGAGGCCGCCGCCGATGTCGACGCCGAGGTCCGTTCATGA
- a CDS encoding peptidyl-tRNA hydrolase — protein MSSDQTTASGADAGNTPQDSPFRHERTARDEAPQYVLPLVVRIERNEPPGRTDALETAARAVLVMLGDERSLGDGEWAQAMRDWQDARIRKVVRRARGAEWRRAEALPGLTVTGKSAEVRVFPPVPLDGWPKDLARLQVSGTDLDDPEPPGDADPAAPVLWMNPDLEMSAGKSMAQAGHGAQLAWWELSDEERTAWREAGFPLTVRTADPARWAELTTSGLPLVRDAGFTEIAPGTTVAVEGYDRVGALLPDHARRSAD, from the coding sequence GTGAGCAGCGACCAGACGACAGCCTCCGGTGCCGACGCCGGGAACACCCCGCAGGACAGCCCCTTCCGGCATGAGCGGACCGCCCGCGACGAGGCACCGCAGTACGTGCTGCCCCTGGTCGTCCGTATCGAGCGGAACGAACCGCCGGGGCGTACGGACGCGCTGGAGACCGCGGCCCGTGCCGTCCTGGTGATGCTCGGCGACGAGCGGTCGCTGGGGGACGGGGAGTGGGCGCAGGCGATGCGGGACTGGCAGGACGCCCGGATCCGCAAGGTCGTCCGGCGGGCGCGCGGCGCCGAGTGGCGGCGGGCCGAGGCGCTGCCCGGCCTCACCGTCACCGGAAAGTCGGCCGAGGTCCGGGTCTTCCCGCCGGTCCCGCTCGACGGCTGGCCCAAGGACCTGGCGCGTCTCCAGGTCTCCGGCACGGACCTGGACGACCCGGAGCCGCCGGGAGACGCCGACCCGGCGGCGCCCGTGCTCTGGATGAACCCGGACCTGGAGATGTCGGCCGGCAAGTCGATGGCCCAGGCGGGCCACGGCGCCCAACTGGCCTGGTGGGAGCTGTCGGACGAGGAGCGCACGGCCTGGCGCGAGGCGGGCTTCCCCCTCACGGTCCGCACCGCCGATCCCGCCCGGTGGGCCGAGCTCACCACGAGCGGACTTCCGCTGGTGCGCGACGCGGGCTTCACGGAGATCGCGCCGGGGACAACCGTCGCCGTCGAGGGATACGACCGCGTCGGCGCCCTCCTGCCGGACCACGCCCGCCGGTCGGCCGACTAG
- a CDS encoding class I SAM-dependent methyltransferase, producing the protein MSHPSPHTAHHVHEHEHEHGAGDHSEILDLDAEVLAEHIASITAWLPVGTGPRRIVDLGCGTGAGSLALLDRFPGAEVTAVDVSAAHLRRLSAKADAAGAGGRLRVVQADLDATAWPGLGTPELVWASASMHHMSDPDRTLRQVHDLLAPGGLFAVVELAGFPRFLPAGAPKEAPGLEERCHAVLDHHHAEQVPHRGADWGTKLTEAGFTVEGERTVTVDIGQAHTDAVGRYALGGLRRMRVRAASALTSEDLTALDQLLDIDGPHSVLRRTDLGVRTERTVWAARRT; encoded by the coding sequence ATGAGCCACCCCTCCCCGCACACAGCGCACCATGTCCACGAGCACGAGCACGAGCACGGCGCAGGCGACCACTCGGAGATCCTCGACCTGGATGCGGAAGTACTCGCCGAACACATCGCGTCCATCACCGCCTGGCTGCCCGTCGGGACGGGCCCCCGCCGCATCGTGGATCTGGGCTGCGGAACCGGAGCCGGCAGCCTCGCCCTGCTCGATCGCTTTCCCGGGGCGGAGGTGACGGCGGTCGACGTCTCGGCCGCCCACCTGCGGCGCCTGTCGGCGAAAGCAGACGCAGCCGGAGCGGGCGGCCGCCTGCGCGTCGTGCAGGCCGACCTCGACGCGACGGCGTGGCCCGGCCTCGGCACGCCGGAGCTGGTCTGGGCATCGGCCTCCATGCACCACATGTCCGACCCCGACCGCACCCTGCGCCAGGTCCACGACCTGCTCGCACCGGGCGGACTGTTCGCCGTCGTCGAACTGGCGGGCTTCCCACGGTTCCTGCCCGCGGGTGCCCCCAAAGAGGCTCCCGGCCTTGAGGAGCGCTGCCATGCCGTACTCGACCACCACCACGCCGAGCAGGTACCCCACCGCGGCGCCGACTGGGGAACCAAGCTGACGGAAGCGGGCTTCACAGTCGAGGGCGAACGCACCGTCACGGTCGACATCGGCCAGGCCCACACCGACGCGGTGGGCCGCTACGCGCTCGGCGGTCTGCGCCGCATGCGCGTCAGGGCGGCGTCCGCCCTGACGTCCGAGGACCTGACCGCTCTCGATCAGCTCCTCGACATCGACGGCCCGCACAGCGTCCTGCGCCGCACCGACCTCGGCGTGCGCACCGAGCGCACGGTGTGGGCAGCACGCCGCACCTGA
- a CDS encoding helix-turn-helix domain-containing protein, which produces MTQDNGELDSLVRKRIRALRVAQGWSLEELATRAQVSQSTLSRIETGQRRLALDQLVTLARALDTSLDQLVETATDDVVSNPMIDAAHGLMRWLIKAEPGMTVVRQRMTDPPPDNPSRMRAHPGREWLVVLSGTAILLLGNRRLRIETNQAAEFTTMLPHAIGAEGGPCEILGIFDRDARRGHQRGEDAGKANRSSPSL; this is translated from the coding sequence ATGACGCAAGACAATGGCGAGCTGGACAGCCTGGTGCGCAAACGCATCCGCGCCCTCCGCGTGGCACAGGGCTGGTCCCTGGAGGAGCTGGCCACCCGCGCCCAGGTCAGCCAGTCCACGCTCAGCCGCATCGAGACCGGTCAGCGCCGCCTGGCCCTGGACCAGCTCGTCACCCTGGCCCGCGCCCTGGACACCTCCCTCGACCAGCTGGTCGAGACGGCCACGGACGACGTCGTCTCCAACCCGATGATCGACGCGGCCCACGGGCTGATGCGCTGGCTCATCAAGGCGGAGCCCGGCATGACCGTCGTACGCCAGCGCATGACCGATCCGCCGCCCGACAATCCCTCGCGGATGCGCGCCCACCCGGGCCGCGAATGGCTCGTCGTGCTCTCCGGCACCGCGATCCTGCTGCTGGGCAACCGGCGCCTGCGGATCGAGACGAACCAGGCGGCGGAGTTCACCACGATGCTGCCGCACGCCATCGGCGCCGAGGGCGGACCGTGCGAGATCCTCGGCATCTTCGACCGCGATGCCCGTCGCGGGCACCAGCGCGGCGAGGACGCGGGGAAGGCGAACCGCTCGTCTCCGTCACTGTGA
- a CDS encoding MFS transporter: protein MSTNQAPEASPDPSGARAPHEVVPDARQRRTILIAVCVALMAVIASVSGLNVAQPDLAVAFDASQSTVLWIINIYTLSLAALLLPLGAIGDRFGRKPMLLSGLTVFGVASAVAGLAQSTEIMLAARLLSGVGAAMIMPITLAVITSTFPKEERGRAIGVWTGVAGGGGILGMFLSAALVDAVSWRWLFVLPIALVVVALAMTLRSVPNSRERSGHAFDTVGALTSVVAVVGLIFVLQEGPERGWTAPATLVGLVVGAIAAIGFVTWELRRRDAALLDVRLFRERGLAGGSITLLVVFGVQAGIFVVLFPFFQAVLGWSGLLSTLALMPMAVMMMMASGLAPRLAARIGPRATMATGILLAGAGLALMAAIVSVDGGYLSVLPGMLAMGVGMGLSMTPSTEAITSALPRERQGVASALNDVTREFGTALGVALLGALLSAGYRSAIDSRLAGVPEGPADTAREGVANALDAAHLAGPQAQALARAAQESFVDGWQNAMWAGVAVMTTLFAYVLARGPQQPTGTPANEPEPADATAA, encoded by the coding sequence ATGAGTACGAACCAGGCTCCCGAAGCGAGCCCCGACCCAAGCGGCGCCCGCGCCCCGCACGAGGTCGTACCCGACGCTCGTCAACGTCGCACGATCCTGATCGCCGTCTGTGTCGCGCTGATGGCCGTCATCGCGTCGGTGTCCGGGCTCAATGTCGCCCAGCCCGACCTCGCCGTCGCCTTCGACGCCTCCCAGAGCACGGTCCTGTGGATCATCAACATCTACACGCTGAGCCTGGCCGCGCTCCTGTTGCCGCTGGGCGCGATCGGCGACCGCTTCGGCCGCAAGCCCATGCTGCTCAGCGGCCTGACGGTGTTCGGCGTCGCGAGTGCGGTGGCGGGCCTGGCCCAGTCGACCGAGATCATGCTCGCCGCTCGGCTGCTCAGCGGAGTGGGCGCGGCGATGATCATGCCGATCACCCTCGCCGTCATCACCTCGACCTTCCCCAAGGAGGAACGGGGACGGGCGATCGGCGTGTGGACCGGTGTGGCCGGCGGTGGCGGCATCCTGGGCATGTTCCTCTCGGCCGCGCTGGTCGACGCGGTGAGCTGGCGGTGGCTGTTCGTCCTGCCCATCGCACTCGTCGTCGTCGCCCTCGCCATGACATTGCGGTCCGTCCCCAACTCCCGCGAGAGGTCCGGGCACGCTTTCGACACCGTCGGCGCGCTGACGTCCGTCGTCGCGGTGGTCGGGCTCATCTTCGTCCTCCAGGAAGGTCCCGAGCGAGGCTGGACCGCCCCCGCGACCCTGGTCGGCCTGGTCGTCGGAGCGATCGCCGCCATCGGGTTCGTGACCTGGGAACTGCGCCGTAGGGATGCCGCACTCCTGGACGTACGCCTGTTCCGCGAGCGCGGTCTGGCCGGGGGCTCGATCACGCTTCTGGTGGTCTTCGGGGTCCAGGCGGGCATCTTCGTGGTCCTCTTCCCGTTCTTCCAGGCCGTTCTCGGCTGGTCGGGGCTGCTGTCCACGCTGGCGCTGATGCCCATGGCCGTCATGATGATGATGGCCTCCGGCCTCGCCCCGCGGCTGGCCGCGCGTATCGGCCCCCGGGCGACCATGGCCACCGGCATCCTTCTGGCCGGTGCCGGTCTGGCGCTCATGGCTGCCATCGTCTCCGTCGACGGCGGCTATCTGTCCGTCCTTCCCGGGATGCTCGCCATGGGCGTCGGAATGGGCCTGTCGATGACGCCGTCCACCGAGGCCATCACCAGCGCCCTCCCGCGGGAGCGCCAGGGTGTCGCGTCCGCGCTCAACGACGTCACCCGTGAGTTCGGCACCGCGCTGGGCGTCGCCCTGCTCGGAGCACTTCTGTCCGCGGGTTACCGGAGCGCCATCGACTCCCGGCTCGCCGGCGTTCCCGAGGGCCCGGCCGACACCGCGCGCGAAGGTGTCGCCAACGCCCTCGACGCCGCGCACCTGGCCGGCCCCCAGGCGCAGGCGCTGGCCCGTGCCGCGCAGGAGTCGTTCGTCGACGGCTGGCAGAACGCCATGTGGGCAGGGGTCGCCGTCATGACCACCCTCTTCGCCTACGTCCTCGCCCGAGGACCGCAGCAGCCCACGGGCACACCGGCGAACGAACCGGAGCCGGCCGACGCGACGGCTGCGTAG
- a CDS encoding GntR family transcriptional regulator, producing the protein MKEDAPGAVLKRERVRDFILDLVESHRPGDAIPSERALCARLGVSRPTLRAAVDELVAAGLLVREHGRGMFVAPEKITQELVSGQQTMTAPLASGAWSSRLLEFTTFAAGARVGRKLRISPAAEIVYVARLRLVDGAPMAIEHLHIRADLVPTLSAQELEAGDLYEHLREQHGVHVQEAVQAIEPTVVTRAEAELLDVPELSPALLFERLTSDTTGQPVEYVHSIYRGDRYRIVSRLTLDPSATAPPAGLGHHPGIPPGDFAHRDTIASSTRGDIQSAP; encoded by the coding sequence ATGAAGGAAGACGCACCGGGCGCGGTGCTCAAGCGGGAGCGGGTTCGCGACTTCATCCTCGATCTCGTCGAGTCGCACCGCCCGGGTGACGCGATCCCCTCCGAGCGCGCCCTCTGCGCCCGCCTGGGCGTGTCCCGTCCGACCCTGCGCGCGGCGGTCGACGAACTCGTCGCCGCGGGGCTTCTGGTGCGGGAACACGGGCGAGGCATGTTCGTGGCACCCGAGAAGATCACCCAGGAACTCGTCTCCGGCCAGCAGACCATGACGGCGCCTCTCGCCTCCGGAGCCTGGTCGAGCCGCCTGCTGGAGTTCACCACCTTCGCGGCCGGCGCGCGCGTGGGCCGCAAGCTGCGTATCTCACCCGCCGCCGAGATCGTGTACGTGGCACGGCTGCGCCTGGTCGACGGCGCCCCGATGGCCATCGAGCATCTGCACATCAGGGCCGATCTGGTCCCCACCCTGTCCGCCCAGGAGCTGGAGGCCGGCGACCTCTACGAGCACCTGCGCGAACAGCACGGCGTGCACGTCCAGGAGGCGGTGCAGGCGATCGAGCCGACCGTCGTCACCCGGGCCGAGGCCGAGCTGCTCGACGTGCCCGAGCTGTCGCCGGCGCTGCTCTTCGAGCGGCTCACCTCGGACACCACGGGGCAGCCCGTCGAATACGTCCACTCGATCTACCGCGGCGACCGCTACCGCATCGTCTCCAGGCTCACCCTCGACCCCTCGGCCACGGCGCCGCCGGCCGGGCTCGGACACCATCCCGGCATCCCCCCGGGCGACTTCGCACACCGGGACACCATCGCTTCCTCCACGCGGGGGGACATCCAGTCGGCACCGTGA
- a CDS encoding extracellular solute-binding protein has product MKLRLFAGVSVLVMTAGLSACSSSSDDSDGSSGGSTTIDVWLMRDSVSAEFQKDFVKGFETAHPDIEVKVQIQEWDGIGEKVTAALASSDAPDVIETGNTQVAQFAQSGGLLDLSDKVDELGGKDWLKGLAEPGAYEGKQYGIPYYAANRVIIYRTDLFKEAGVDPAAIKTRDQWIAATRKLNSGDTQGIYLPGQMWYALAGFVWDEGGDLATESGGKWQGNLDTPEAIRGMEFYEKLQALGKGPKDSDEDSPPQADVMAKGKVAQVISTPGGANVVIENNPELKGKLGFFPIPGKTAGTPGAVFTGGSDLVIPTASAKQDAAYTFIRELTGDAWQKKLAVAMSYVPNKTTLADAVASDPGASAMAVGAAEGHATPNTPGWAAVEAKNPIKDYMTAVLTGGDPEKEAATASDAITTAMNSGS; this is encoded by the coding sequence GTGAAGCTCCGCTTGTTTGCCGGTGTGTCCGTGCTTGTGATGACCGCCGGGCTGAGTGCCTGCAGCAGTTCCTCCGACGACTCCGACGGCAGTTCCGGCGGGAGCACCACCATCGATGTCTGGCTGATGCGCGACAGCGTCTCGGCCGAGTTCCAGAAGGACTTCGTCAAGGGCTTCGAGACCGCTCACCCGGACATCGAGGTCAAGGTGCAGATCCAGGAGTGGGACGGCATCGGCGAGAAGGTCACCGCGGCCCTCGCCAGCAGTGACGCACCGGACGTGATCGAGACGGGCAACACCCAGGTCGCCCAGTTCGCGCAGAGCGGTGGGCTGCTCGACCTCAGCGACAAGGTCGACGAACTCGGCGGGAAGGACTGGCTCAAGGGCCTCGCCGAGCCGGGCGCCTACGAGGGCAAGCAGTACGGCATCCCGTACTACGCCGCCAACCGCGTGATCATCTACCGCACCGACCTCTTCAAGGAGGCGGGCGTCGACCCGGCCGCGATCAAGACGCGCGACCAGTGGATCGCCGCCACCAGGAAGCTCAACTCCGGTGACACGCAGGGCATCTATCTGCCCGGTCAGATGTGGTACGCCCTCGCGGGCTTCGTCTGGGACGAGGGCGGCGACCTCGCCACCGAGTCGGGCGGCAAGTGGCAGGGCAACCTCGACACCCCCGAGGCGATCCGCGGCATGGAGTTCTACGAGAAGCTCCAGGCACTCGGCAAGGGCCCCAAGGACTCCGACGAGGACAGCCCTCCGCAGGCGGACGTCATGGCCAAGGGGAAGGTCGCCCAGGTCATCTCGACTCCCGGCGGCGCCAACGTCGTCATCGAGAACAACCCCGAACTGAAGGGCAAACTCGGCTTCTTCCCGATCCCGGGGAAGACCGCCGGGACACCGGGTGCCGTCTTCACCGGTGGCTCCGACCTCGTCATCCCGACGGCTTCCGCCAAGCAGGACGCGGCCTACACGTTCATCAGGGAACTCACCGGCGACGCCTGGCAGAAGAAGCTGGCCGTCGCCATGAGCTACGTCCCGAACAAGACGACCCTGGCCGACGCGGTCGCCTCCGACCCGGGTGCCTCGGCCATGGCGGTCGGCGCCGCCGAAGGCCATGCCACGCCCAACACACCGGGCTGGGCCGCCGTCGAGGCCAAGAACCCGATCAAGGACTACATGACGGCCGTTCTCACCGGGGGCGACCCCGAGAAGGAAGCCGCCACCGCGTCCGACGCCATCACCACGGCGATGAACTCCGGCTCCTGA
- a CDS encoding carbohydrate ABC transporter permease, whose product MSAVREQTAPHPPPSTSRPRRTTGPGRRGPSKDGGRGIWPYVLIAPAVLGTLYLLVYPLIRAVVISLQDFGLRQLILGDARFVGLKNYETLLGDSRFWEVVRRTFLFMAVNVVLIMVLSTLVALMIERLGRFGRIAVLSALVLTWAMPVIAATTVFQWLFHSEFGIVNAVLTDLGFESFDRYPWFAHGPAAFAILVALIVWQSVPFAAITLYSALTTVPTELYESARLDGASGPRIFRSITLPIVRPIFMLVLSLEVIWTFKAFVQIWVMTNGGPGDATTILPVYAVQTALSSQRYDLGSAASMVTVVLMSGVLVLYFRQMFRQEDELS is encoded by the coding sequence GTGTCGGCCGTCCGAGAGCAGACCGCGCCCCACCCCCCACCGAGCACCTCCCGACCCCGGCGCACCACCGGCCCGGGACGGCGCGGCCCGTCGAAGGACGGCGGCCGCGGGATCTGGCCGTACGTCCTGATCGCACCCGCCGTCCTCGGCACGCTCTACCTGCTCGTCTATCCCCTGATCCGCGCCGTCGTGATCTCGCTGCAGGACTTCGGACTGCGTCAACTCATCCTGGGCGACGCGCGTTTCGTCGGGCTCAAGAACTACGAGACGCTGCTCGGCGACAGCCGCTTCTGGGAGGTCGTGCGCCGCACCTTCCTCTTCATGGCGGTCAACGTCGTACTGATCATGGTGCTGTCCACGCTGGTGGCGCTGATGATCGAGCGGCTCGGCCGGTTCGGCCGGATCGCGGTCCTCAGCGCGCTGGTGCTGACCTGGGCGATGCCCGTCATCGCGGCGACCACCGTCTTCCAGTGGCTGTTCCACTCGGAGTTCGGCATCGTCAACGCGGTCCTGACGGACCTGGGGTTCGAGTCCTTCGACCGCTACCCCTGGTTCGCGCACGGACCGGCCGCGTTCGCCATCCTGGTCGCCCTGATCGTGTGGCAGTCCGTGCCGTTCGCGGCGATCACCCTCTACTCGGCCCTCACCACGGTGCCCACCGAGCTGTACGAGTCGGCCCGGCTGGACGGGGCGTCGGGGCCGCGGATATTCCGCTCCATCACCCTTCCGATCGTCCGGCCGATCTTCATGCTGGTGCTCTCGCTCGAAGTGATCTGGACCTTCAAGGCGTTCGTCCAGATCTGGGTGATGACCAACGGCGGGCCGGGCGACGCGACCACGATCCTGCCCGTGTACGCGGTGCAGACCGCCCTGTCGAGCCAGCGCTACGACCTCGGCTCGGCGGCCTCCATGGTCACCGTCGTGCTGATGTCGGGCGTGCTCGTCCTCTACTTCCGCCAGATGTTCCGCCAGGAGGACGAGCTCTCATGA
- a CDS encoding carbohydrate ABC transporter permease, whose product MSTTRPRVRRIPLNAAAVVTVVVCLFPVYWMVATAFTPSRDIQSDNPRFLPRSWTLDHFRTAVGADGFGLFWRNSILVTLSAVVLALVIALGAAYAVARMRWKGRRQFVLMVFIAQMAPWESLIIPVYIISRDTDMLDRLPTLTLVYFMMTLPFTLIVLRGFIDTIPPELEESAQVDGCTRPGAFRHIAFPLLAPGLMATSLFGYITAWNEFTYANFLIIKQQDNRTLPVWLSSFQNVFGTDWGATMAASTLFAAPALVVFLALQRHVTSGFAAGAVKG is encoded by the coding sequence ATGAGCACGACCCGGCCCCGCGTACGCCGCATCCCTCTGAACGCCGCCGCCGTCGTCACGGTCGTGGTCTGCCTGTTCCCGGTCTACTGGATGGTCGCCACCGCGTTCACCCCGAGCCGCGACATCCAGTCCGACAACCCCCGGTTCCTCCCACGGAGTTGGACGCTGGACCACTTCCGCACGGCCGTCGGCGCCGACGGCTTCGGTCTGTTCTGGCGCAACAGCATCCTCGTCACACTGAGCGCCGTCGTGCTCGCCCTCGTCATCGCGCTCGGCGCCGCCTACGCGGTCGCCCGGATGAGGTGGAAGGGGCGCCGGCAGTTCGTGCTCATGGTCTTCATCGCCCAGATGGCGCCCTGGGAGTCGCTGATCATCCCGGTCTACATCATCTCCCGGGACACCGACATGCTCGACCGGCTGCCGACCCTGACCCTCGTCTACTTCATGATGACGCTGCCCTTCACCCTCATCGTCCTGCGCGGCTTCATCGACACGATCCCTCCGGAGCTGGAGGAGTCCGCACAGGTCGACGGCTGCACCCGGCCCGGCGCGTTCCGGCACATCGCGTTCCCGCTGCTCGCACCGGGTCTGATGGCCACCTCGCTGTTCGGCTACATCACCGCCTGGAACGAGTTCACGTACGCCAACTTCCTGATCATCAAGCAGCAGGACAACCGCACCCTGCCCGTGTGGCTGTCCTCGTTCCAGAACGTGTTCGGCACCGACTGGGGCGCCACCATGGCCGCCTCGACCCTCTTCGCCGCCCCGGCACTCGTGGTGTTCCTGGCGCTCCAGCGCCATGTCACCTCGGGCTTCGCCGCCGGCGCGGTCAAGGGCTGA